One window of the Nicotiana tabacum cultivar K326 chromosome 4, ASM71507v2, whole genome shotgun sequence genome contains the following:
- the LOC107780892 gene encoding flavin-containing monooxygenase FMO GS-OX-like 9, with product MVSDRNLSKNVCVIGAGPSGLVAARELRKEGHNVVVLEQNHDVGGQWLYEPKVEHEDPLGKTNVQSVHSSIYASLRLTSPREIMGFTDFPFAVKKGRDSRRFPGHRELLLYLKDFCEYFGLREMIRFNTKVEYVGMLNYPEFGKDLRWIVKSKEKESEMGVEEVFDAVVVATGHYSQPRLPNIKGMDEWRRKQMHSHIYRVPNPFQDEVVVVIGNSLSGQDIGMELVDVAKEIHLSAKSLDVSEGLSKVISKHNNLHLRPQIDSLHEDGRVLFEDGTSVVADTIIYCTGYSYSFPFLDTKGIVVVDDDRVGPLYEHTFPPSLAPSLSFIGVPRKLIGFPFFESQAKWIAKLLSGKRTLPSWDEMMQSIKEFYRSREVAGIPKHNTHDIANFEYCDKYADYIGFPHLEEWRKELCLSALRNADINLDTYRDSYDDSEMLQEAYQSSHFTHLGPEAF from the exons ATGGTTTCTGATAGAAATTTGTCCAAGAATGTGTGCGTGATCGGTGCCGGACCGTCGGGATTGGTGGCTGCTAGGGAGCTAAGGAAGGAAGGGCACAATGTGGTGGTCTTAGAACAAAACCATGATGTAGGAGGGCAATGGctatatgaacctaaagttgaACATGAAGATCCTTTAGGAAAGACTAATGTCCAAAGTGTACATAGCAGTATTTATGCATCACTAAGGCTCACTTCACCAAGAGAGATCATGGGATTTACTGATTTTCCATTTGCGGTGAAGAAAGGGAGGGATTCAAGGAGATTTCCTGGCCATAGGGAACTTCTCTTGTATTTAAAAGATTTTTGTGAATACTTTGGATTAAGGGAGATGATAAGGTTCAATACTAAGGTTGAGTATGTGGGTATGCTGAATTATCCTGAGTTTGGTAAGGATTTGAGATGGATTGTGAAGAGCAAAGAGAAGGAGTCTGAGATGGGGGTGGAGGAAGTCTTTGATGCTGTGGTTGTTGCAACTGGTCATTACTCTCAACCAAGGTTGCCAAACATTAAAG GAATGGATGAATGGAGAAGAAAGCAGATGCATAGCCACATTTACAGGGTTCCAAACCCCTTTCAGGATGAG GTGGTTGTGGTGATTGGAAACTCACTAAGTGGTCAAGATATAGGAATGGAGCTTGTAGATGTGGCAAAGGAGATCCATCTCAGCGCCAAATCTCTTGACGTTTCTGAAGGATTGTCTAAAGTTATATCCAAGCACAATAATTTACATCTTCGTCCTCAG ATAGATTCATTACATGAAGACGGGAGGGTTTTGTTCGAAGATGGCACTTCAGTTGTTGCAGACACTATCATATACTGTACAGG GTACTCCTACTCCTTTCCATTTCTTGACACCAAAGGAATTGTCGTAGTTGATGATGACAGAGTGGGGCCCCTTTACGAGCATACCTTCCCCCCTTCTCTTGCTCCCTCTCTCTCCTTCATTGGCGTACCCCGAAAG CTCATAGGGTTTCCTTTCTTTGAGTCACAAGCAAAATGGATAGCTAAACTGCTGTCTGGGAAAAGAACACTGCCATCATGGGATGAAATGATGCAGTCCATTAAGGAATTTTATCGTTCAAGAGAAGTTGCTGGCATTCCGAAGCATAATACCCATGATATTGCTAACTTTGAG TATTGTGACAAGTATGCAGACTACATAGGATTCCCACACTTAGAAGAATGGAGGAAAGAACTCTGCCTATCAGCACTAAGAAATGCAGATATAAACTTGGATACATATCGGGATTCATACGATGACAGTGAGATGCTACAAGAAGCTTATCAAAGCTCACACTTCACTCACCTTGGTCCCGAGGCTTTTTGA